A single window of Granulicella sibirica DNA harbors:
- a CDS encoding 2,3,4,5-tetrahydropyridine-2,6-dicarboxylate N-succinyltransferase, translating into MTMTGLETTIERCFSLGSVVAGSPVAQAAFFSLRTALESGSVRAAEPDAASPTGWRVNPWVKRGILLGFRLGTLEEMNGSHAQGFPLSFVDKNTYPARHFSAANGVRVVPGGSSVRSGAHVASGVVIMPPAYINVGAFVDEGTMVDSHALVGSCAQIGKRVHLSAAAQIGGVLEPVNASPVIIEDDVLVGGNTGVYEGTIVRSKAVLAAGTILTRGTPVYDATTGEILRATADMPLIIPSGAVVVPGSRAITSGPGKELGLSVYTPVIVKYRDEKTELSLALEDLLR; encoded by the coding sequence ATGACTATGACCGGATTAGAGACCACCATTGAACGCTGTTTTTCGCTAGGTTCTGTTGTCGCGGGTAGCCCCGTGGCGCAGGCTGCCTTCTTCTCCCTCCGTACAGCACTTGAATCCGGATCCGTTCGTGCCGCCGAGCCGGATGCTGCCTCCCCGACGGGATGGAGGGTAAATCCGTGGGTGAAACGCGGGATTCTGCTTGGCTTTCGGTTGGGCACCCTTGAAGAGATGAATGGCAGCCATGCGCAGGGCTTCCCTCTCAGCTTTGTGGACAAGAACACGTATCCGGCGCGGCATTTCTCGGCTGCAAATGGTGTTCGCGTGGTTCCGGGTGGGTCGAGTGTGCGTTCGGGGGCGCACGTTGCTTCGGGTGTGGTGATCATGCCGCCGGCGTACATCAACGTCGGCGCGTTTGTCGACGAGGGCACGATGGTCGACTCGCATGCGCTTGTCGGTTCGTGCGCCCAGATTGGGAAGCGGGTCCACCTTTCGGCTGCGGCTCAGATCGGCGGAGTTCTGGAGCCGGTGAATGCTTCGCCGGTCATCATCGAGGACGATGTTCTTGTCGGCGGGAATACGGGCGTGTACGAGGGGACGATCGTCCGGTCGAAGGCGGTGCTCGCGGCTGGAACGATCCTGACGAGAGGGACACCGGTCTACGACGCGACCACGGGCGAGATTCTGCGCGCCACGGCTGACATGCCGCTGATCATTCCTTCGGGGGCGGTCGTTGTTCCGGGGTCCCGGGCGATTACGTCTGGACCTGGCAAGGAGCTTGGGTTATCGGTGTATACGCCGGTGATTGTGAAGTACCGGGATGAAAAGACGGAGTTGTCGCTGGCACTGGAAGATCTTCTGCGGTAG
- a CDS encoding AbrB/MazE/SpoVT family DNA-binding domain-containing protein, with translation MAPSSTISSKGQITVPLEVRLRLGLRKGDRVEFVVDGDRTVIRPARLEVNPFDEFIGALPAFETREEVIEWVRSLRDDEPESASR, from the coding sequence ATGGCACCTTCCAGCACGATCAGCAGCAAAGGACAGATCACAGTTCCCCTCGAAGTTCGTCTTCGGCTTGGATTGAGAAAAGGTGATCGGGTTGAATTTGTCGTAGATGGAGATCGTACCGTCATCCGTCCGGCGCGGTTAGAGGTGAATCCTTTCGATGAGTTTATCGGTGCGTTGCCAGCGTTTGAGACACGGGAGGAAGTCATCGAATGGGTGAGAAGTCTGCGTGATGATGAGCCAGAGTCCGCTTCGCGGTGA
- a CDS encoding type II toxin-antitoxin system VapC family toxin has protein sequence MKTALDTNILSALLSREPGASEISHQLGRAKQEGAILISPVVYAELLAHPRASESFIDQFVERTGIEVDFRFGDSVWREAGQRFARHAARRRRATISGPRRLLADFLVGAHALSHADRLMTLDTSIFALDFPDLLLYPVIAPANGT, from the coding sequence GTGAAGACGGCTCTCGACACCAATATCCTGTCGGCACTTCTGTCGCGGGAGCCTGGAGCTTCTGAGATCTCTCACCAACTCGGTCGTGCAAAGCAAGAGGGCGCGATTCTGATCTCTCCGGTCGTCTACGCGGAGCTGCTGGCTCACCCTCGAGCTTCCGAGTCCTTCATCGATCAGTTCGTCGAGCGAACCGGGATCGAAGTTGATTTTCGTTTCGGCGACAGCGTCTGGCGTGAAGCGGGCCAACGTTTTGCCCGGCACGCTGCTCGTCGCCGCAGGGCCACGATTTCAGGTCCGAGACGTCTACTGGCTGACTTCCTGGTAGGAGCCCACGCTCTCTCCCATGCAGATCGGCTCATGACGCTCGATACCTCGATATTTGCGCTGGATTTCCCGGATTTACTGCTGTATCCGGTGATCGCTCCCGCCAATGGAACATGA
- a CDS encoding ribonuclease J has product MATDKLRMIPLGGLGEFGMNCMALRWQDDIIVIDAGLMFPEEELLGVDIVVPDISYLIENRSKVRAILLTHGHEDHIGGLPWILSELNVPVYGTEFTLAYVEGKLEEHRLLDNADLIEMLPGKRFTLGPFSVMPIRVTHSLVDCVALAIHTPVGVVLHTGDFKVDLSPPDGKPFDLHAFAELGKQGVLALLQDSTNVDRPGYTPSERAVRPRLDEIFSQTKKKLFFSCFSSSIHRIRLAMELAHKHGRKVAIIGRSLDNSTEIAQDLGYLDLPQGLIISPGQIRDMPAEKLCIMISGTQGEPMSALSRAAVNNHKFAKIDAGDTVLLSSRVIPGNEKGIYRMIDHLERRDAKVIHDDGTAGLIHVSGHGSQEELRLMINLVRPKYFIPVHGDYRHLKRHAELAGSMGVVEKVVLLEDGDILELDKNNATKNGKVTTGRVCIDSGGSIDVVEDVVIRDRQHLSEDGIVLPIIAINKRTGLVENTPEIVMRGFAIQDEKLVTESRNIVQRTLDNSSPEEKADYAIIKEKIRNDLKRYIQKSTSRRPLIMPVILEI; this is encoded by the coding sequence ATGGCTACAGATAAATTACGCATGATTCCCCTGGGGGGCCTTGGCGAGTTCGGGATGAACTGCATGGCTCTCCGTTGGCAGGATGACATTATTGTCATCGACGCCGGCCTGATGTTCCCGGAAGAAGAACTGCTCGGCGTCGACATTGTTGTCCCCGATATCAGCTATCTGATCGAGAACCGCTCGAAGGTCCGCGCGATCCTCCTCACGCACGGCCATGAAGATCACATCGGAGGACTCCCCTGGATCCTCTCCGAGTTGAACGTTCCCGTTTACGGCACGGAGTTCACGCTTGCCTACGTGGAAGGCAAGCTCGAAGAGCACAGGCTGCTCGATAACGCCGACCTGATCGAGATGCTGCCGGGCAAGCGCTTCACGCTCGGACCCTTTTCCGTCATGCCAATCCGCGTGACGCACTCGCTTGTGGACTGCGTCGCGCTCGCGATCCATACGCCGGTGGGTGTCGTGCTGCACACGGGCGACTTCAAGGTGGATCTCTCGCCGCCGGATGGCAAGCCGTTCGATCTGCATGCTTTTGCGGAGCTGGGCAAGCAGGGCGTGCTTGCGCTTCTGCAGGATTCGACGAACGTAGATCGTCCTGGATATACGCCTTCTGAGCGGGCTGTTCGTCCGAGGCTTGACGAGATCTTCTCGCAGACGAAGAAGAAGCTCTTCTTTTCCTGCTTTTCGTCCTCGATTCATCGCATTCGCCTGGCAATGGAGCTTGCGCATAAGCATGGGCGCAAGGTCGCGATCATCGGGCGTTCGCTCGATAACTCGACCGAGATCGCACAGGATCTTGGGTATCTCGACCTGCCGCAGGGATTGATTATCAGTCCCGGACAGATTCGCGATATGCCCGCCGAGAAGCTCTGCATCATGATCTCGGGTACGCAGGGTGAGCCGATGTCGGCGCTTTCGCGCGCGGCGGTGAACAACCATAAGTTCGCCAAGATCGATGCGGGCGACACGGTTCTGCTGAGTTCGCGCGTGATCCCGGGGAATGAGAAGGGGATCTACCGGATGATTGATCACCTCGAGCGCCGCGACGCCAAGGTGATCCACGACGACGGTACTGCCGGGCTTATTCACGTCTCCGGCCACGGCTCGCAGGAAGAGCTTCGCCTGATGATCAACCTCGTTCGACCGAAGTACTTCATTCCGGTTCATGGCGACTATCGCCACCTGAAGCGGCACGCGGAACTCGCGGGCAGTATGGGTGTCGTCGAGAAGGTTGTGCTGCTGGAGGATGGAGACATCCTCGAACTGGACAAGAACAACGCCACGAAGAACGGCAAGGTGACGACCGGGCGGGTTTGCATCGACTCTGGCGGATCTATCGACGTGGTGGAAGACGTCGTCATTCGCGACCGCCAGCACCTGTCGGAAGACGGCATCGTGCTGCCGATCATTGCCATCAACAAGCGGACCGGGTTAGTCGAGAACACGCCCGAGATCGTGATGCGCGGGTTTGCGATCCAGGATGAGAAGCTCGTCACGGAGTCGCGGAACATCGTCCAGAGGACGCTCGATAACTCGAGCCCCGAGGAGAAGGCGGATTACGCGATTATCAAGGAAAAGATCCGCAACGATCTCAAACGGTATATCCAGAAGAGCACAAGCCGCCGACCGCTGATTATGCCAGTCATCCTCGAGATCTGA